One genomic window of Clostridioides sp. ES-S-0054-01 includes the following:
- a CDS encoding PAS domain-containing protein, with the protein MDTHNKYVSFIKNIPVPFLYCRIIKRQGDIEYRVEYISKGMGKLLRLEEGSCDKNILDILPVFKSKKYFKELFSDEVDCIKRYIPTLKTWINIKKQIIGDSYIILYFGKIVFDYRQIIDSLDKKDKVAYIKDEEGIYIDCSENLIPILNNNIKTTKDIFGKNDIEVWGESTGKLFGDDYREGVSSKKKFLQSLLEYEETFFMVEKYFLYDEDELLGTIGIIDNIIYSGYSNKNYNSKDLMKMIEYSIPENMFYKDVYGNYIGFNSGFLNLACMNKAELLGKNSYKISEEEALIDKIFESDRGVVENKKVVTFELNINRNEENKCIEITKRPFFDNYGSVIGIIGTARDISRRKKLEEEIDKTRMEFFANLSHELKTPINLISSSLQVIEKKEADLIESNDTLKRNLGIIKQNGNRILRLVNNVIDFTKMQSGYLDFSPEESDIIAFIEDICMSVADFASQNNIQLTFDTEIEEFSMLFDSEKLERIILNLLSNGIKYNKENGKINIFLYVKDNVFNMKISDSGIGIPKEKIDKIFNRFEQIDNELSYRVKGSGIGLSLVKSLVELHEGSISLKSQLGIGSEFIVSLPARSKNNIEKYNYKREISNELSKKLEIEFSDL; encoded by the coding sequence ATGGATACCCATAATAAATATGTAAGTTTTATAAAAAATATACCTGTACCTTTTTTATATTGTAGAATTATAAAGAGACAAGGAGATATAGAATATCGAGTTGAATATATAAGTAAGGGTATGGGCAAATTACTACGATTAGAAGAAGGTAGTTGTGATAAAAATATATTAGATATATTGCCTGTATTTAAGTCTAAAAAATATTTCAAAGAGTTGTTCTCAGATGAGGTAGATTGTATAAAAAGATACATTCCAACACTTAAAACTTGGATAAACATAAAAAAACAGATAATAGGGGATTCATACATAATTTTGTATTTTGGTAAAATTGTATTTGATTATAGACAGATAATAGATTCTCTTGATAAAAAGGATAAAGTAGCCTATATTAAAGATGAAGAAGGCATATATATAGATTGCAGTGAAAATTTAATACCAATATTAAATAACAACATTAAAACGACAAAAGATATATTTGGGAAAAATGATATCGAAGTATGGGGAGAGAGTACTGGCAAATTGTTTGGAGATGATTATAGAGAAGGAGTATCTAGTAAAAAAAAATTTTTACAAAGCCTCCTTGAATATGAAGAAACTTTCTTTATGGTTGAAAAATATTTTTTGTATGATGAAGATGAACTTTTAGGTACTATAGGGATAATAGACAATATAATATACAGTGGATACAGTAATAAAAATTATAACTCAAAAGATTTAATGAAAATGATAGAGTATTCAATTCCAGAGAATATGTTTTATAAAGATGTGTATGGAAATTACATTGGATTTAACTCAGGTTTTTTGAATTTAGCTTGTATGAATAAAGCAGAATTATTAGGAAAGAATAGTTACAAAATATCAGAAGAGGAAGCTTTAATAGATAAGATATTTGAAAGTGATAGGGGTGTAGTTGAAAATAAAAAAGTAGTTACATTTGAATTAAATATAAATAGGAATGAGGAAAACAAGTGTATTGAGATTACAAAAAGACCATTTTTTGATAACTATGGAAGTGTCATTGGAATAATTGGAACAGCAAGGGATATAAGTAGAAGAAAAAAACTAGAAGAGGAAATTGATAAAACTAGAATGGAATTTTTTGCAAATTTATCTCATGAACTCAAAACACCTATAAATTTAATATCATCTTCATTACAAGTTATAGAAAAAAAAGAAGCAGATTTAATAGAATCAAATGATACTTTAAAAAGAAATTTAGGTATAATAAAACAGAATGGAAATAGAATACTAAGGTTAGTAAATAATGTTATAGACTTTACAAAAATGCAGTCAGGATATTTGGATTTTAGCCCAGAAGAATCTGACATAATTGCATTTATAGAAGATATATGCATGTCTGTAGCTGACTTTGCAAGTCAAAATAATATACAGCTTACATTTGATACAGAAATAGAAGAATTTTCAATGCTATTTGATTCAGAAAAATTGGAAAGAATAATATTAAATTTACTTTCTAATGGAATTAAGTACAATAAGGAAAATGGAAAAATAAACATATTTTTATATGTGAAGGATAATGTATTTAATATGAAAATATCAGATAGTGGCATAGGTATACCAAAAGAAAAAATAGATAAAATATTTAATAGATTTGAACAAATTGACAATGAACTTTCCTACAGAGTTAAAGGAAGTGGAATTGGACTTTCATTGGTAAAATCTTTGGTTGAGTTGCATGAGGGTAGTATATCTTTAAAAAGTCAACTTGGTATTGGAAGCGAATTTATAGTTTCATTGCCTGCTAGAAGTAAAAATAATATTGAAAAATACAACTATAAAAGAGAAATCAGCAATGAACTAAGTAAAAAATTAGAAATAGAATTTTCGGATTTATAA
- the hisD gene encoding histidinol dehydrogenase yields the protein MKSIKISSTKEKVDEKVLREQVSSIIEDIRRDKDVALKKYNEKFDRNTRNEFRITKEEIKEAYKHVDDEFINNLKIAAENIREFAKAQKSSFESSFEKEIYPGVILGQTNIPIESCLAYVPGGQYPLFSTALMLIIPAKVAGVKRIVACSPTMKNTEDINPKTLVAMDIAGADEIYATGGVQAIAAFTYGTEKINPVDIIVGPGNKFVTEAKRQCYGQVGIDFVAGPSEVLIIADETSNPVYIAADLLAQCEHDLNARGILLTNSLEIAQEVEKNIEIMLKDLPTKDIAYSSWENNGEIILVDDIEEAIKISNFYAPEHLEVAVNKYDDICDRLTNYGSLFIGNLSAEVFGDYVSGTNHTLPTLKASRYTGGVWVGTFIKTCTKQIFNEKAIQSLAPVAEKLAKEEGLYAHAKAAEVRFKK from the coding sequence ATGAAGAGTATTAAAATATCAAGTACGAAAGAAAAGGTAGATGAAAAAGTTTTAAGAGAGCAAGTAAGCTCTATAATAGAAGATATAAGAAGAGATAAAGATGTTGCACTTAAAAAATACAATGAGAAGTTTGATAGAAATACAAGAAATGAATTTAGAATTACTAAAGAAGAGATAAAAGAAGCTTATAAGCATGTAGATGACGAATTTATAAATAACTTGAAGATTGCTGCTGAAAATATAAGGGAATTTGCTAAGGCTCAAAAATCAAGCTTTGAAAGCTCTTTTGAAAAGGAAATTTATCCAGGTGTAATCCTAGGGCAAACTAATATTCCAATAGAGTCATGTCTTGCATATGTTCCTGGTGGTCAGTATCCATTGTTTTCAACAGCTCTTATGCTTATAATACCTGCAAAAGTCGCAGGAGTAAAAAGAATAGTGGCATGTTCACCAACTATGAAAAATACTGAAGATATAAATCCTAAAACATTGGTAGCCATGGATATAGCAGGGGCTGACGAAATATATGCAACTGGGGGAGTTCAAGCTATAGCAGCGTTTACATATGGTACAGAAAAAATTAATCCAGTTGACATAATCGTAGGTCCAGGAAATAAGTTTGTAACTGAAGCTAAAAGACAATGCTATGGTCAAGTAGGAATTGATTTTGTGGCTGGTCCAAGTGAAGTTCTTATAATAGCCGATGAAACTTCAAATCCAGTTTATATTGCAGCTGACTTATTAGCACAATGTGAGCATGATTTAAATGCAAGAGGTATATTGTTGACAAATAGTTTAGAAATAGCGCAAGAAGTTGAAAAAAATATAGAAATTATGCTAAAAGATTTGCCAACGAAGGATATAGCATATAGTTCATGGGAAAATAATGGAGAGATAATTCTGGTTGATGATATAGAGGAAGCCATTAAAATAAGTAATTTTTATGCACCAGAACATTTAGAAGTTGCAGTAAATAAGTATGATGATATTTGTGATAGATTAACGAACTATGGTTCTTTATTTATTGGAAATCTTTCTGCTGAGGTATTTGGTGACTATGTTTCAGGTACCAATCATACATTACCAACACTTAAAGCATCAAGGTATACTGGTGGTGTTTGGGTTGGAACTTTTATAAAAACTTGTACAAAGCAGATATTTAATGAAAAGGCTATACAATCATTAGCACCTGTAGCTGAAAAGCTAGCAAAAGAAGAGGGCTTATATGCACATGCAAAGGCAGCTGAGGTTAGATTTAAAAAATAG
- a CDS encoding homoserine dehydrogenase — protein sequence MKNKVKIGVLGYGIVGSGLIDIIDNNKAKRNIEIVGILVNNLEKHKGKKYSNIITNNIDDIFNKDIDILVEVMGGLEPTLSYIKKALNDKIHVVTANKDLLAECGDELAKLASENKVSIKFEASVAGGIPVLKPIIESLEGNNIDSINAILNGTTNFILSKMYDENLSYDMALRQAQELGFAEANPESDVLGYDAARKLSILSTLAYDNRVYWKDVYLEGITDIDEKDIEYAKKLNCKIKLIGQSKYENDKVSAFVRPVLVEKDNILARIDNEFNAVIVNGDSVGEVSFVGKGAGSLATGSAVYSDIIDIIDNRVSSIDSFTKDKIQVNKIVREKCGALLRFKKCNKDEILDIVENCLVKFDVLNDDDELAIMVYADSEYEINNSLCLIKDKGYCEKMNKMLKIG from the coding sequence ATGAAGAATAAAGTAAAAATTGGAGTACTAGGATATGGAATTGTAGGAAGTGGACTTATAGATATAATAGATAATAATAAAGCAAAAAGAAACATAGAAATAGTTGGAATTTTAGTTAATAATTTAGAAAAACATAAGGGAAAAAAATACTCTAATATAATAACTAATAATATAGATGATATATTTAATAAAGATATAGATATACTTGTTGAAGTTATGGGTGGTTTAGAACCAACATTATCTTATATTAAAAAAGCGTTAAATGATAAAATTCATGTTGTTACAGCAAATAAAGATTTGTTAGCTGAATGTGGAGATGAACTTGCAAAATTAGCCAGTGAAAATAAAGTAAGTATCAAATTTGAAGCTTCAGTTGCAGGAGGTATACCAGTATTAAAACCAATAATAGAATCACTAGAAGGAAATAACATAGATAGTATAAATGCTATTTTAAATGGAACTACTAACTTCATATTATCTAAAATGTATGATGAGAATCTATCTTATGATATGGCCTTAAGACAGGCTCAAGAATTAGGTTTTGCTGAAGCAAATCCAGAGTCTGATGTACTAGGGTATGATGCTGCTAGAAAACTATCAATATTATCAACTCTAGCTTATGATAATAGAGTGTATTGGAAAGATGTGTATTTAGAAGGAATTACAGATATAGATGAAAAAGATATTGAATATGCAAAAAAATTAAATTGTAAAATAAAATTAATTGGTCAAAGTAAGTATGAAAACGATAAAGTAAGTGCTTTTGTTAGACCTGTTTTAGTAGAAAAAGACAATATTCTTGCTAGAATAGACAATGAGTTTAATGCTGTCATAGTGAATGGAGATTCAGTAGGAGAAGTTTCTTTTGTAGGTAAAGGAGCTGGAAGTTTAGCAACAGGAAGTGCAGTTTATTCAGATATTATAGATATAATAGATAATAGAGTTTCAAGTATAGATTCTTTTACTAAAGATAAAATACAAGTTAATAAAATAGTTAGAGAAAAGTGTGGAGCACTTCTTAGATTTAAAAAATGTAATAAAGATGAAATTCTAGACATAGTTGAGAATTGCTTAGTAAAATTCGATGTTTTAAATGATGATGATGAACTTGCTATTATGGTTTATGCTGACTCTGAATATGAAATAAACAACAGTTTATGTCTGATAAAGGATAAAGGATATTGCGAAAAAATGAATAAAATGTTGAAAATAGGTTAA
- a CDS encoding ROK family protein has translation MKNIVGKPQTIKKVNEDLIKNIIKNEGPITKPEISSITELSLATVNKIVEQLALKNEVKVSGLSESTGGRRAQLFEINANLEHIIALYYYRNSCIGVVANLLGEIIYQEEFNIRMDTYENVNQDTFFVIDTLIKKVKGNNIRAIGIGVPGVVKKGVVKNIPTIKSWEGINLENLIKSKYNTKVFIENDTNITTIGIYQKQYKDEYKNMALMYLEDGIGSGIVINGELYLGYTNFAGELSYLNIEFGKYNYNNLNLEDYIMSLRKRYLESNDNKFKKELLSIISNFVRTLVCVLNPQAMIIQCSILTKTDMEFIEKDVSKSVEEENFPKLIKVESLREGSINGVISMCLKETDYQYSLSNKKGGY, from the coding sequence ATGAAAAATATAGTTGGAAAACCACAAACGATAAAAAAAGTAAATGAAGATTTAATAAAAAATATTATAAAAAATGAGGGTCCTATAACAAAACCAGAAATTTCAAGCATTACTGAATTGAGTTTAGCTACAGTTAATAAGATTGTAGAGCAATTAGCTTTGAAAAATGAAGTTAAAGTAAGTGGATTGAGTGAATCTACTGGAGGAAGAAGAGCTCAATTATTTGAAATAAATGCAAACTTAGAACACATAATAGCTTTATATTATTATAGAAATAGTTGTATAGGGGTAGTTGCCAATTTATTAGGTGAAATAATTTATCAAGAAGAATTTAATATAAGAATGGATACGTATGAAAACGTTAACCAAGATACTTTTTTTGTTATAGATACTTTAATCAAAAAGGTAAAAGGAAACAATATAAGAGCTATTGGGATTGGCGTCCCAGGAGTTGTAAAAAAAGGTGTAGTTAAAAATATACCAACTATAAAAAGTTGGGAAGGTATAAATTTAGAAAATTTAATAAAGAGTAAATACAATACTAAAGTATTTATAGAAAACGATACAAATATTACTACTATAGGAATTTATCAAAAACAGTATAAAGACGAATATAAAAATATGGCTCTTATGTATTTAGAAGATGGCATTGGCTCAGGTATAGTTATAAATGGTGAATTATATTTAGGTTATACAAATTTTGCTGGAGAATTAAGTTACCTAAATATAGAGTTTGGTAAGTACAACTACAATAATTTAAATCTTGAAGATTATATTATGAGTTTAAGAAAAAGATATTTAGAGAGTAACGATAATAAATTTAAAAAAGAACTTTTATCTATAATATCAAATTTCGTAAGAACTCTTGTATGTGTCTTAAATCCTCAAGCTATGATTATACAATGCAGTATATTGACTAAGACTGACATGGAATTTATAGAAAAAGATGTAAGTAAGAGTGTTGAAGAAGAAAATTTTCCTAAATTAATAAAAGTGGAGTCATTGAGAGAAGGAAGTATAAATGGAGTAATTAGTATGTGTTTAAAAGAAACTGACTATCAATATTCCTTATCTAATAAAAAAGGAGGATATTAA
- a CDS encoding N-acetylglucosamine kinase: MKYLISIDGGGTKTKFCVSDLDGNILKEHTTGSTNYKSVGIHKTYENINNGFEKILKDLHIDYDDIEYTVFGISGYDSPNDYKIIMDEILKIGINKEKIYLVNDAVLAFYAQTDAPGLVIVAGTGSIILGIKEDGEIYRVGGWGYNFSDLGSGYDIGRKLLKKVLLYCDECHEYSDLFNCVLDFFRANSFEQLTYMITEINNNVEIANLASLVIDCAKQGDKLAIEILRESSTELSKLAQVILSKISNSMKRDKSEINIVLSGGTLNKTVYAQMLMNNLKTENIDKNLNFILQENQPVYGGIRLAMALANRRVKHG; this comes from the coding sequence GTGAAATATTTGATTTCAATAGATGGAGGAGGAACAAAAACTAAATTTTGTGTAAGTGATTTAGATGGAAACATACTTAAAGAACATACCACTGGTTCAACTAATTATAAGTCAGTTGGAATTCATAAAACATATGAAAATATTAATAATGGATTTGAAAAAATATTAAAAGATTTGCATATTGATTATGACGATATTGAGTACACTGTATTTGGTATATCTGGGTATGATTCTCCTAATGATTATAAGATTATAATGGATGAAATATTAAAAATTGGGATTAATAAAGAAAAAATATATCTAGTAAATGATGCAGTCTTAGCTTTTTATGCACAAACTGATGCTCCTGGTCTAGTAATAGTAGCTGGTACAGGTTCAATTATATTAGGAATTAAAGAAGATGGAGAAATATATAGAGTTGGTGGATGGGGATACAATTTTAGCGATTTGGGTTCTGGATATGATATAGGAAGAAAATTATTAAAGAAAGTTTTACTTTATTGTGATGAATGTCATGAGTATAGTGACTTATTTAATTGTGTTTTGGATTTCTTTAGAGCAAATAGTTTTGAGCAACTTACATATATGATTACTGAGATAAATAATAATGTTGAAATAGCAAACTTAGCTTCATTAGTGATTGATTGTGCCAAACAAGGTGACAAATTGGCTATTGAAATATTAAGAGAGTCATCAACTGAACTGTCTAAATTAGCTCAAGTAATATTAAGTAAAATATCTAATTCAATGAAAAGGGATAAAAGCGAAATAAATATAGTTTTGTCTGGTGGTACGTTAAATAAAACTGTATATGCTCAAATGTTAATGAATAATTTAAAAACAGAAAATATAGATAAAAATTTAAACTTTATACTTCAAGAAAATCAGCCCGTATATGGAGGTATAAGACTTGCTATGGCATTAGCTAATAGGAGGGTCAAACATGGATAG
- a CDS encoding YihY/virulence factor BrkB family protein: MFGIDKKLIEYIIAKSNYSELSSKSAEVSFFLMLSIFPFLIFTISSIAYIPILHLNKYIALFRNMMPEGAFAVLSSIIVSAIDNRNLKFLAVSFILTMWTFSRAVKALIKGMNRAYKVKETRSFFKILYISFLFTIMLLVLIFLSMIFLVYGEKIGYFIFNLIGLDEIFIKIWDILRYTVGIITIIVIFTLLYKYTPNKRLTIKESAPGAIFATFAWFLVSFLYSYYTNYYANYEVIYGSIAEIIVLMTWMYFSSWSIVIGYEVNSRLYFRKIRNEMLK, translated from the coding sequence ATGTTTGGTATAGATAAAAAATTGATTGAATATATAATTGCAAAATCCAATTACAGTGAATTAAGTTCAAAGTCAGCAGAAGTATCTTTCTTCTTAATGTTGTCCATATTTCCTTTTTTGATATTTACAATAAGTTCTATAGCATATATACCAATTCTTCATTTAAATAAATATATAGCTTTGTTTAGAAATATGATGCCAGAAGGAGCTTTTGCTGTATTATCTTCAATCATAGTTTCTGCAATAGACAATAGAAATCTAAAATTTTTAGCTGTTAGTTTTATACTTACTATGTGGACATTTTCAAGAGCAGTAAAAGCTCTTATTAAAGGAATGAATAGAGCTTATAAAGTTAAAGAAACTAGGTCTTTTTTTAAGATTCTATATATATCATTTTTATTTACAATAATGCTTTTGGTACTTATTTTTTTATCTATGATATTTCTAGTTTATGGAGAAAAAATAGGTTATTTTATTTTTAACCTTATAGGATTGGATGAGATATTCATAAAAATATGGGATATTCTAAGATACACTGTAGGTATAATAACAATAATAGTAATATTTACACTTTTATATAAATATACTCCAAATAAAAGATTAACTATTAAAGAATCTGCGCCAGGCGCTATTTTTGCTACATTCGCTTGGTTTTTAGTATCATTTTTATATTCTTATTATACAAATTACTATGCTAACTATGAAGTAATCTATGGAAGTATAGCTGAAATAATTGTACTTATGACATGGATGTATTTTAGCAGTTGGTCTATCGTTATTGGTTATGAAGTAAATTCAAGACTGTATTTTAGAAAGATAAGAAATGAAATGTTAAAGTAA